In Humulus lupulus chromosome 6, drHumLupu1.1, whole genome shotgun sequence, a single genomic region encodes these proteins:
- the LOC133785536 gene encoding uncharacterized protein LOC133785536, whose amino-acid sequence MAKNDAVIQSQTTSLRNLESQLGQLANELRNRPQGTLPSDTKNPRKDGKEHCKVVTLKSGKNMELTEDNSIAAAIPPQNAIGKTISKPPPPFPQRFQKQQQDGQFRRFLDVLKQLHINIPLEEALEQMPNYVKFLKDILTKKKRLGEFETVALTEGCSAILKSKIPPKLKDPGSFTIPCSIGGRALCDLGASINLMPMSILKKLGIGEARPTTVTLQLVDHSMAHPEGKIEDVLVQVDKFIFPADFIILDYEADRDVPIILGRPFLATGRT is encoded by the exons atggccaagaatgatgcTGTGATTCAGAGTCAAACGACATCCTTGAGGAATCTAGAGTCTCAATTGGGGCAGCTTGCTAATGAGCTACGGAATAGACCACAAGGCACCTTGCCTAGTGATACAAAAAATCCAAGGAAagatggcaaggagcattgcaaggtGGTTACCTTGAAGAGTGGTAAAAATATGGAATTGACTGAGGATAATT caattgctgcagcaattcctccGCAAAATGCTATAGGAAAGACTATaagcaagccacctccaccatttcctcagcgCTTTCAAAAGCAACAACAAGATGGTCAATTCCGGagatttttagatgttttgaaaCAACTTCACATCAATATACCGTTGGAGGAAGCTTTGGAgcaaatgcccaactatgtgaagtttttgAAGGATATCTTAACTAAAAAGAAGAGGCTTGGTGAATTTGAAACGGTGGCATTGACTGAAGGTTGTAGTGCTATATTGAAGAGtaaaattcctcctaaattgaAGGATCCGGGCAGCTTCACAATTCCTTGCTCTATTGGTGGTAGAGCACTTTGTGACTTGGGGGCtagtatcaatttgatgcccatgtcaaTTTTAAAGAAGTTGGGGATTGGAGAAGCAAGACCAACCACAGTCACTTTGCAATTAGTGGATCATTCTATGGCACACCCggaaggaaaaattgaagatgtACTTGTGCAAGTTGATAAATTCATTTTTCCAGCTGATTTCATCATCCTTGATTATGAAGCGGATAGAGATGTTCCTATTATCttgggtaggccatttctagctacCGGGAGGACCTAG
- the LOC133785537 gene encoding uncharacterized protein LOC133785537, with protein MDLQAAGEARKLHLNELEEMRLFSYENAKLYKEKTKRWHDQKIQARVFEKGQKVLLFNSHLKLFPGKLKSRWSGPFTVGQVYPFGALEVRKDQSGREFKVNGQWLKHYWGGEVNREKTSITLEDP; from the coding sequence ATGGATCTCCAAGCTGCTGGAGAAGCTCGAAAGTTACATTTAAATGAGCTGGAAGAGATGAGGTTGTTCTCCTATGAAAATGCTAAGTTGTACAAGGAGAAAACTAAGAGGTGGCATGATCAGAAAATTCAAGCTCGGGTCTTTGAGAAGGGGCAGAAAGTATTGCTCTTCAACTCGCACTTGAAGTTATTTCCTGGCAAGTTAAAGTCCCGCTGGTCTGGCCCATTCACAGTGGGGCAAGTTTACCCCTTTGGAGCACTTGAAGTTCGCAAAGATCAATCAGGAAGGGAGTTTAAAGTGAATGGGCAGTGGCTGAAACATTATTGGGGAGGTGAGGTCAACCGCGAGAAGACCTCCATCACTTTGGAGGATCCTTAA